A part of Amphiprion ocellaris isolate individual 3 ecotype Okinawa chromosome 16, ASM2253959v1, whole genome shotgun sequence genomic DNA contains:
- the ptpn20 gene encoding FERM and PDZ domain-containing protein 2 isoform X5 has product MSSTFVTLAEVLEARGGPLLEEEVWSLLLGTAESLVDVSYKGHNNMCNIISPTSLLLSATGTLAFKNCGLSDEVSTFTAPEMLQGRASSTKPATERMLVYSLGMTLYWSVDFHLPQNQPVQLSDHLNSLLLSMCEDLAHRRVNLNSILEACESQLKASILLPPAKVIRQLVEEVFHESMDQGSLPDSNVPLSGRSQMIRERLHGKRGPLSDFSEGSAEGRRYSTDSDSKSGSLPQRPWRQRPRSSPTPLYQSSLDRLPRGVRHRDSNCSWLGRSPHHDISPKTSGRSHSPSITFSESSLSLSQRKAKALGPEFVRMPDEQHIVLELPGSIVSRKGRSCSSQREVTVVLPNGQYVVVRCDTKSRARDVFDMVVAHANLVEHFYFGLAFLDDDEYFFLDHEIKISKVAPDSWKKGQILSFLVFLRVKFFVDDISFILHRLTRHQYYLQLRKDIMEDRLYCNEETGLFLAALALQAEFGDYMPELYGKNYYQPEHYVSKRMLEKLALPSIKEELPRLHASHAQMLPEEAETEYLKIAQQLPEYGVMFHRVGREKRPVVGELVLGVCAKGIIVYEMKNHLRTVTRRFLWRETDTISTGVKISGNPVRLCNARRKLIIECGGPSGKKHSFVTESSKIAQYLLNLCSAQHKFHSEMTSRQLNHTMIPDEHMDKYMSAYRARNLSLKRMSCSENMLNHVGLTPRHPDSLSKSCDDLTAKLEARLRQQREMRREMSRELNKELNETADLRDGGKERQSWSTPEPIPRMMSSVSLQKQDSDASSSIRVDTPTRTPPEREIVCVTLKKDSKLGFGFVIVGEDNTGKLDLGIFIASIVPDGPADKDGRIKPGGRLISLNKTSLEGVTFSDAAAILQSSPDEVELIVSQPKYTLKDRNSSLSQSTLGLALERSFGSQTTLSGNEFRPATEELEEAITLSNMATPKQSRRLHIPVVRIHDAQDACSRSPSVLSLKAAEQFIVELKKSSGSLGISVAGGINTNVRYGGIYIKSLVPGGAAEQDGRIQTGDRLLEVDGSNLRGVTHQQAVECLKRTGEVVNLLLEREPTVILEPRPDSPCLPLVHNTSQTQPPRTEVSMETTLSGRSKGYSFVTDENTHEVVLKKSLSGLGFSFYISHLHSGPDRGSVVRIKRLFPGQPAQESGLLREGDVILSVNKEPVKDLSYQRVLFLLRGAPSEVHLLICRPGPGVLYDADNNTLSPALFREVRSRSLDIRLGEDYSQLLKFQYDDNIRILRQPPNQEEDLTNSTGKSPEPPAASQLPENQENQEGEVQTNQALPSPPRSPPSPTSPTSPPSPVSPVSPASPASPASPASPTSPTSPASGSPPATAEPEPAAGKPEEQQEVEAKKKNEDREEEVATTSNSTVMLMDVCPKTASGSVYASGVREEADGSVTYCLMGNGLTIMADEEYLTISSTLEPPHSLPTSNTPANILPAPGSQTSSGFQSPNLSSHVSPPTILPLNLSSDSMTTCSLAHPSQPLTTQPPKTKHHPIQQGLLPSHYKAMSKKSRPLVPPPQPPPLTPITAQIISSVPPCTSPPALTLPPAALPTTAQVHTPLREEPEKKEKEYKDDDEDEMDEEEKESRRKGLVKEFELTVVLTKSRSGSFGFTITRSKLDNCYYIQEILDNPAKADGRLRAGDRLITVTGHDVTSVADDVAMTILRSSPRRLSMTLGRAVSNLVAPPSCDSLPDIVLYKTPSGQLGIKLTGGIGSKWQGIYCLEVVPGSPASEEGSVQPNDKILYICGRCTLGMTLEDAVKACEIAPRKVKLKILREDQPVTPKAKWNGLFDWKKDRKFFARFEEPVSPEKESPPEDAEAVCRTAGKFRCLSLTQEQDSCIMQVEFTKPEGGGLGFALVGGTNGSMLRVKEICSGGVAEQDGRLRVGDILLEVNGVIVSGLSHSKVVDILRKAEGTVQLTICRDILPLTYSEAPTPPNMSAHTEAILAEQPAPVSSPDACTSPDVMLNRPVECLPEATSDPVVNEPEVVLTSPPPPPRRLTVVTDEISVKEETNCDQTFGPVLQRHPENPVRWLEQRRR; this is encoded by the exons ATGCTGGTGTATTCACTGGGTATGACTCTCTACTGGTCAGTTGATTTTCACCTACCTCAAAATCAG CCAGTCCAGTTGAGTGACCATCTAAACAGCCTCCTCCTCAGCATGTGTGAGGACCTGGCCCACCGCAGGGTAAATCTCAACTCCATCCTGGAAGCCTGCGAATCTCAGCTCAAAGCCTCCATCTTGCTGCCCCCCGCCAAAGTCATCAGACAGCTTGTGGAGGAGGTTTTCCATGAATCA ATGGACCAGGGCTCTCTGCCAGACAGCAACGTCCCTTTGAGTGGCAGGAGTCAGATGATCAGAGAGAGACTTCATG GAAAGCGAGGGCCACTTTCAGACTTCAGCGAAGGAAGTGCTGAAGGGAGAAGATACTCAACGGACTCGGATTCAAAGTCAG GGAGTTTACCTCAAAGACCTTGGAGACAAAGACCGAGAAGCTCTCCCACACCGCTCTACCAGTCTTCTTTAGACAG ACTCCCTCGTGGGGTTCGTCACAGGGACAGCAACTGCAGTTGGCTTGGTAGGAGCCCCCACCATGACATCTCGCCCAAGACATCAGGCAGATCTCACAGTCCTTCCATCACCTTTAGCGAGTCCTCGCTCAGCCTGAGCCAGAGAAAAGCAAAG GCACTGGGACCTGAATTTGTCAGAATGCCGGACGAGCAGCACATCGTTCTTGAGCTTCCAGGATCTATTGTG TCCAGAAAGGGCCGTTCATGTTCGTCTCAGAGAGAAGTGACTGTAGTGCTGCCTAACGGACAGTACGTGGTGGTTCGCTGTGACACTAAGTCCAGAGCAAGAGATGTGTTTGACATGGTGGTGGCTCACGCAAACTTGGTGGAACACTTTTACTTTGGTCTTGCCTTCCTAGATG ATGATGAATATTTCTTTTTGGACCATGAAATAAAAATCTCCAAAGTTGCGCCTGACAGTTGGAAAAAAGGGCAGATATTGTCCTTTTTGGTGTTTCTTCgggtcaaattttttgttgacGACATCTCCTTCATTCT GCACAGACTGACTCGTCACCAGTACTACTTGCAGCTACGTAAAGATATCATGGAGGACAGGCTTTACTGTAACGAGGAGACAGGACTGTTCTTGGCTGCTTTGGCTCTGCAGGCGGAGTTTGGTGATTACATGCCAGAG ttATACGGGAAGAATTATTACCAGCCAGAGCACTATGTGTCCAAGAGGATGCTGGAAAAGCTTGCTCTGCCCAGCATCAAGGAGGAGTTGCCAAGACTACATGCAAGTCACGCCCAGATGCTGCCAGAAGAGGCAGAAACGGAATACCTAAAG ATTGCTCAGCAGTTACCAGAGTACGGCGTCATGTTCCACCGTGTGGGAAGAGAGAAGAGGCCGGTGGTGGGAGAGCTAGTTTTGGGAGTCTGTGCCAAAGGAATCATCGTTTATGAGATGAAGAACCACCTCCGGACTGTCACTAGACGCTTCCTCTGGAGGGAAACTGACACCATATCCACTGGGGTAAAAATAAGTGGCAACCCAGTCAGATTGTGCAATGCG CGACGGAAGCTGATTATTGAGTGTGGAGGGCCCAGCGGGAAAAAGCACAGTTTTGTCACGGAAAGCTCAAAAATAGCACAGTACCTCCTGAACCTCTGCTCTGCACAGCACAAGTTTCATAGCGAGATGACGTCAAGACAGCTTAACCACACTATGATACCAG ATGAACACATGGATAAGTACATGTCTGCATACAGGGCTCGTAATTTGAGCCTGAAGCGGATGTCTTGCTCAGAGAACATGCTGAaccatgtaggtctgacacccAGACACCCAGACTCCCTCTCCAAGTCCTGTGACGACCTGACGGCCAAGCTGGAGGCTCGGCTCCGGCAGCagagagagatgaggagggagATGAGCAGGGAGCTGAACAAGGAGCTGAACGAAACAGCAGACCTCAGGGATGGAGGGAAAGAGCGACAGTCTTGGAG CACTCCAGAGCCAATTCCCAGAATGATGTCCAGTGTTTCGCTACAGAAGCAGGATTCTGACGCCTCATCCTCCATACGAG TTGATACACCAACACGGACCCcaccagagagagagatagtCTGCGTGACCCTGAAGAAAGATTCCAAACTGGGCTTTG GCTTTGTGATAGTAGGGGAGGACAATACAGGTAAACTAGACCTTGGGATCTTCATTGCTTCCATTGTGCCTGATGGGCCTGCGGACAAAGATGGACGAATCAAACCCG GTGGACGCCTCATCTCCCTGAACAAGACCAGTTTGGAAGGAGTAACGTTCAGTGACGCTGCTGCAATCTTACAGAGCAGTCCTGACGAAGTAGAGCTCATCGTGTCGCAGCCTAAAT ACACTCTGAAGGACAGAAACAGTTCCTTGAGTCAAAGTACTCTTGGTTTGGCGCTGGAGAGGAGCTTTGGGTCACAGACCACCCTGAGTGGCAACGAGTTTCGTCCTGCCACGGAGGAACTGGAAGAAGCCATCACACTGTCCAACATGGCAACCCcgaaacagagcaggaggcttCACATTCCTGTTGTGCGAATACATGACGCCCAG gaTGCTTGTTCTAGGTCACCCTCTGTCTTAAGTCTTAAAGCAGCGGAGCAGTTTATCGTGGAGCTGAAGAAAAGCAGTGGCAGTCTCGGCATCAGTGTTGCT GGAGGAATTAACACTAATGTACGATATGGAGGCATTTACATCAAGAGTCTGGTGCCTGGAGGGGCTGCTGAGCAGGACGGACGCATTCAGACTG GTGACAGACTGCTGGAGGTTGACGGGTCCAACCTGAGGGGCGTGACTCACCAACAAGCTGTCGAGTGCCTGAAGAGGACCGGGGAg GTGGTGAACCTGCTGCTGGAAAGGGAGCCTACGGTCATCTTGGAGCCCAGGCCAGACTCACCCTGCCTCCCCTTGGTCCACaatacatcacaaacacaacccCCCAGGACCGAGGTCTCCATGGAAACGACCTTGAGTGGTCGATCCAAGGGCTACAGCTTTGTAACTGATG AAAACACACACGAAGTGGTCCTAAAAAAGAGTTTGTCTGGCCTCGGCTTCAGCTTTTACATCTCACATCTGCACTCGGGGCCAGACAGAGGCAGCGTGGTCCGCATCAAACGTCTGTTCCCAGGTCAGCCTGCACAAGAAAGCGGCCTGCTGCGAGAGGGAGACGTGATTCTGTCTGTCAACAAAGAGCCTGTCAAGGATCTCTCTTACCAG AGGGTTTTGTTCTTGCTACGTGGAGCTCCGTCTGAAGTTCACCTGTTGATCTGCCGACCAGGTCCTGGAGTTCTGTACGATGCAGATAATAACACACTG AGCCCTGCACTGTTCCGTGAGGTTCGATCTCGGTCGCTGGACATCCGACTAGGAGAGGACTACAGCCAGCTCCTTAAGTTTCAATATGATGACAACATACGCATCCTGAGGCAGCCCCCCAACCAGGAGGAAGATCTGACCAATTCAACAGGGAAAAGCCCAGAACCCCCTGCAGCTTCTCAGCTCCCAGAAAACCAGGAGAATCAGGAAGGTGAAGTGCAGACCAACCAGGCTCTTCCATCCCCTCCTCGGTCACCACCCTCCCCCACGTCACCTACATCTCCTCCGTCACCAGTCTCGCCAGTCTCACCCGCCTCGCCGGCATCACCCGCCTCACCTGCGTCGCCTACATCACCTACATCACCTGCATCCGGCTCTCCACCAGCAACAGCAGAGCCAGAACCAGCTGCTGGGAAACCAGAGGAACAACAAGAAGTAGAAGCAAAGAAGAAGAACGAGGACCGAGAAGAGGAGGTTGCAACGACATCAAACTCAACTGTGATGCTTATGGACGTCTGTCCTAAGACTGCTTCAGGCTCTGTATATGCCAG TGGGGTCAGAGAAGAGGCAGATGGAAGTGTGACTTACTGCCTCATGGGAAATGGACTGACCATCATGGCAGATGAAGAATATCTGACTATCAGCTCCACACTGGAGCCTCCTCACAGTCTTCCCACCAGCAACACTCCAGCAAACATCCTCCCAGCGCCTGGCTCTCAAACCTCCAGCGGTTTTCAGAGTCCAAACCTCAGCTCTCATGTCTCCCCTCCCACCATCTTGCCCCTCAACCTCTCGTCCGACAGCATGACCACTTGCTCCCTGGCCCACCCATCTCAGCCGCTCACGACTCAGCCCCCGAAAACCAAACACCACCCTATCCAGCAGGGGCTTCTTCCAAGCCACTACAAAGCCATGTCCAAGAAAAGCCGACCTCTGGTGCCTCCACCTCAGCCTCCGCCCCTGACCCCCATCACAGCTCAGATAATCTCCTCTGTGCCTCCCTGCACCAGCCCACCTGCCCTGACGCTGCCCCCTGCAGCGCTGCCCACTACTGCCCAGGTCCACACGCCGCTCAGAGAAGAGcctgagaagaaagaaaaggagtaCAAGGACGATGATGAGGATGAAATGgatgaagaggagaaggagagtcGTAGAAAG GGTTTGGTTAAAGAGTTTGAGCTGACAGTGGTTCTGACCAAGTCCAGGAGCGGAAGCTTTGGGTTTACTATCACCCGAAGCAAACTGGACAACTGCTACTACATACAGGAAATACTGGACAACCCGGCGAAGGCAGATGGACGGCTGAGGGCAGGAGACAGACTCATCACT gtaactGGGCATGATGTTACCAGTGTGGCAGATGATGTTGCCATGACGATTCTCAGATCATCTCCAAGAAGACTGAGTATGACACTGGGGAGGGCAGTCAGCAACCTGGTGGCTCCGCCTTCCTGTGACAGCCTGCCTGATATTGTTCTCTACAAGACACCATCAGGACAGCTGG GAATAAAGCTGACAGGTGGCATTGGCAGCAAATGGCAGGGCATCTACTGTCTGGAGGTGGTGCCAGGCTCCCCGGCTAGCGAGGAGGGCAGCGTCCAACCTAATGACAAGATCCTGTACATCTGTGGGAGATGCACCCTGGGAATGACCCTGGAGGATGCCGTCAAAGCCTGCGAGATCGCCCCGCGTAAAGTGAAACTTAAAATCCTCAG AGAAGACCAGCCGGTGACCCCCAAGGCTAAGTGGAATG gCCTGTTTGACTGGAAAAAAGATAGGAAGTTCTTTGCTCGTTTTGAGGAGCCAGTCTCTCCAGAGAAAGAATCTCCTCCTGAAGATG ctGAAGCTGTGTGTAGGACTGCTGGAAAATTCAGATGTCTCTCTCTCACCCAAGAACAGGAT AGTTGCATCATGCAGGTGGAGTTCACTAAACCAGAAGGAGGAGGCCTTGGCTTCGCTTTGGTTGGGGGAACAAATGGCAGCATGCTCAGAGTGAAGGAAATATGCTCTGGTGGAGTAGCAGAGCAGGACGGTCGGCTGAGAGTGGGAGATATTCTATTAGAG GTGAATGGTGTGATTGTGTCCGGACTGAGCCACAGCAAGGTGGTGGATATTCTGCGTAAGGCTGAGGGTACTGTACAGCTCACCATCTGCAGAGACATCCTGCCCCTGACCTACTCTGAGGCACCGACGCCACCCAACATGTCCGCGCACACTGAAGCTATTTTAGCTGAGCAGCCAGCTCCTGTATCCAGCCCTGATGCCTGTACTTCACCGGATGTCATGCTGAACAGACCAGTCGAGTGCCTCCCTG AGGCAACTTCAGACCCTGTGGTCAATGAACCAGAGGTTGTCCTAACTTCGCCGCCTCCTCCACCTCGCCGACTGACTGTCGTAACAGATGAGATTTCAGTTAAAGAG GAAACAAATTGTGACCAAACTTTTGGACCAGTCCTGCAAAGACATCCGGAGAACCCAGTCAGATGGCTGGAGCAGcgaagaagatga